The genomic DNA TCATTTATAGATGGCTTGGCATCTCAGCGGTCATTCCTGCTCAGGAGCAAgatcattttaatcaatttagtGTCAGTGATGGTATCGCGAAGACGCGCCGCTCTATATCTCAGGTTATTTGGTTTGCGACAGTTTGGGAAacctggaaagaaagaaataacaggcATTTTAACGACTAAATTTGCTTAATAAGTCAGGTGGTCGATAGGATTAAGTCTCTCGCATTTAGGTGGTTGAAGGTGAAATTTCCTACTCTTCCCTTTAACtatcatggttggtggcttagtccGTTCACCTTGTTAGGCATAGGCTGATAgttatttcttttttgcttCGTTATGTACAGTTTCCTcttgtaaatattgttttgaCATTGTTTGTCTTTCCTATgtacaccttgtgctaggaaaGACTTTTTGAGTtggtaatatattccattttagcctcttcaaaaaaatatataagtgtGAATCTATAATGGTGCTTTTTCTTATTAACTCCTTGTTTTCCTTTCGGTTATTTTGTATGAGAAGACTAACGTTGTACTGTTTTTTATTATGTGCCAGACCAGAACACACACTTACAGAGATTGTGAaagatattttgagaaaattgaaTCATCGTGTCTTAAGTGATTATGAAGGAATGATAGGAATTgaaaagcatattgaaaaaatcCAATCCTTGTTGCTCCTCGAGTCGGCTACTGTTCGAATCATAGGAATACGGGGCATGGGAGGGATAGGCAAAACAACAATTGCCAATGCAATCTATCATCAATTCTCAACTCAGTTCAGTTCCAAAAGCATCATTCTAAATGCTCAACAAGAAATAGAAAGAGCTGGACTACGCCATGTACAAAGAAAATACTTATCACAACTTCTAGAGGAAGACATTACATCCTCTGGATTCAAGTTTTCATACATTCCAAGGCTTCAACGAGGAAAGGTTCTCCTTGTTCTTGATGACGTGAACGATTCAGATCAACTTGAAGGTTTAATTGGTCGTAGTACCTTTTTGGCCTTGGGAGTAGAATCATTGTGAGTAGTAGAGACAAGCAAGTGCTTGAGAATGCCAATGCCGATGAAATATATGAAGTTAGGGAGATGGATTTTCAAGATTCTCTACAACTCTTCTGTTTAAGTGCTTTTAAACAAAACTATCCAATATAAACTTATGTGAGCTTATCAGAAAAGGTATTAAATTATGCTAAAGGAGTTCCATTAGCTCTCAAAGTTTTGGGATTATTGCTTCTTGGCAGAACAAAGAAAGCATGGGAAAGTGAGTTGCAAAAGCTCGAAAAGCTTCCTGATCTTAAAACTTTCAAAGTGTTGAAGTTAAGTTATGATGAACTTGACGGCGAACAAAAGGATATATTTGTTGACATAGCTTGTTTCTATAGAGGACACTTGGAGAATGTTGTAGCACAAACATTGGATTCTTGTGGTTTCTCTGCTCACATTGGAATGGACATTCTCAAAGAGAGGTGTCTTATATCTATTTTAGAAGGTAGAATTGTGATGCATGATCTAATACAGGAAATGGGACATGAAATTGTTCATCAAGAATGTGTTAATGACCCTGGAAAACGTAGTCGATTATGGAAGCCTGACGATATTTATGAAGTGTTAAGAAAGAACAAGGTATGTTCTTTACTCCCTCAAATCTCATTTGAAAGATAATTAGTCtcaatgaaatttattttaccaCATATTGGAAATTGcttacaaattattttttcatgcaaccatttttttttcaatttttttttctcttgttgtAATTTTGTATGTCGCTTTTAGGGAACAGATGCAATCCAGTGCATATTCCTGGACACGtgcaaaataaagaaaattgaaCTACATGTTGAAACTTTCAAGAAGATGCATAATCTTAGAATCATCCAGTTCTATAACCCTTCTTCTCCCTCTCGGATAAACTCAAATGTGATCCTTCCTACATTTCTTAAGATTCTCCCGGATGATTTAAAATTTCTTCGTTGGGATAGCTTTCCTCAAAGATCTTTGCCCCTGGAGTTTTGCCCAGAAAATCTTGTTAAACTTGATATGCCTCATAGCCGTCTTGAACAACTTTGGGAGGGAGATCAGGtaattcatttcaagttttaTGTTGTGTGCTTTGCCTTTGAGAGATAAGAAGTCTATAAATTCTAATCTTATCAGTGTATGATTTAATCACTCAAGAAAAATGAAGTCATTttcgtttttctttctttcaaaatttacCAAATGGAATAGTACGTATTCACCTCATAAATAATATCAAGTTCATTGAATTTTTGTTCATCTTTACTTCTTGTTCTAGGCTTTACCAAATTTGAAAAGGCTTTGTCCCCAAATATTGAAGAAATAATTCTTAGTTATTTTGTAAAGTTGCTGCAAGTTTACTCCTCGGGCTTCCTAAGCAATCTTAGTTGTTTATGTTTAAATGGTTGTGTCGAGCTTAGGAGTGTAAGTCTTCCTAGTAACATTCTATCAACATCTTCTGGATTAGTTGTTCTCTATGGTTGTCGCAACCTTGAAATGCTTTTAATAAGTTGTAGAACTGATGTGGTTCAATCATACAGTTGTTCGCATTTTGATGGATTCTGGGACTGGGAAGCAATAGGTAACtttaaagataaagataaagtagCAATACTGTCGCGTGGTATGGAGCCGTCAAAAAATGCAGGGGGTTACGAGATTGGAGAATATTACACTTTTGAGTTTAACCCTACTGCTGATGCTGACAGATACGAAAAAGAAGAACCATCAGACAATATATGCTTACTAAACATGAAAGTGATGATAAAGACCACGCCCTCGTTGTATAGAAGTATCAACGAGCTTTGCTGGTTAGATATCTCTAATTGTGAATCACTTACATGCCTACCAGCTGAACTTTTCAATTTGAATTCTCTGAGAAGACTTTATCTCGGTGGTTGTTTAAAGTTGGAGGAGTTACCTGAAATCGAGGAGACTATGGAAAATCTAACAGTGCTCATCTTAGACAAAACAGCAATAAAAGAATTACCTTCATCCTTGCACCATTTGGTCAGGCTTGAAGAGTTGAGCTTGCAAATGTGCACAAGACTTGAGACGATTCCATCTTCCATTGGAAGTCTCAGCAAACTCTTCAAGTTAGACCTTACCTACTGTGAATCACTTGAAACCTTTCCAAGCAGCATTTTCAACTTGAAGCTTACAAAACTTGATTTACATGGTTGCACAATGCTTAGTACCTTCCCAGAGATCTTGGAGCCTTCAGAAAGTTTTGCTCACGTTAACTTAACTAAAACAGCAATTAAAGACCTGCCTTCATCATTGGAGTTTTTGGTTGGGCTTCAAACCTTGCGCCTCAGATTGTGTAGTAA from Medicago truncatula cultivar Jemalong A17 chromosome 8, MtrunA17r5.0-ANR, whole genome shotgun sequence includes the following:
- the LOC25501922 gene encoding disease resistance protein RPV1, with amino-acid sequence MLLISCRTDVVQSYSCSHFDGFWDWEAIGNFKDKDKVAILSRGMEPSKNAGGYEIGEYYTFEFNPTADADRYEKEEPSDNICLLNMKVMIKTTPSLYRSINELCWLDISNCESLTCLPAELFNLNSLRRLYLGGCLKLEELPEIEETMENLTVLILDKTAIKELPSSLHHLVRLEELSLQMCTRLETIPSSIGSLSKLFKLDLTYCESLETFPSSIFNLKLTKLDLHGCTMLSTFPEILEPSESFAHVNLTKTAIKDLPSSLEFLVGLQTLRLRLCSNLVSLPNGIVNLNRLSLLDFSDCCRLTGIPNNIGHLSSLTELSPQESSIVNLPESMTHLSSLKSLDLSDCKRLE